One genomic window of Neisseria sp. oral taxon 014 str. F0314 includes the following:
- a CDS encoding DUF3079 domain-containing protein, with protein sequence MAKKFPIFPKNPERICWGCDKYCRADDLQCGNGCERIQHPIEVDGQDWYKKGDWSNLLSDQQQIELGLKEAPPAEAVVKIEPKIAKPHIKLPLKNKAV encoded by the coding sequence ATGGCTAAAAAATTTCCGATTTTTCCGAAAAATCCCGAACGAATCTGCTGGGGCTGCGACAAGTATTGCCGTGCAGACGATTTGCAGTGCGGTAACGGCTGCGAGCGTATCCAGCACCCTATCGAGGTGGACGGGCAGGATTGGTATAAAAAAGGTGATTGGAGCAATCTGTTGAGCGACCAGCAGCAAATCGAACTGGGTTTGAAAGAAGCGCCGCCGGCAGAAGCCGTTGTTAAGATAGAACCGAAAATTGCGAAACCGCACATCAAGCTGCCATTGAAAAACAAGGCCGTCTGA
- a CDS encoding PilT/PilU family type 4a pilus ATPase, whose protein sequence is MSDSTPLHDLLTEMVQAYSQKNQPPHIPTPAEIGTHLHPLLDRMCAEAESRNASDIFISAGFPPAMKVSGVLSPVPHKALTGEETAAIVESTMNPEQLEAFNQNWEINYSVQSRSNTRYRVNAYHEQGRVGMVLRRINQKIPEIDELGLPPKLKDLALTPRGMLILAGPTGSGKSTTMASMLDYRNNKVPGHIVTIEDPIEYIYKPRRCIFTQREVGIDTPDWKIAVQSAMRQAPDVVCIGEVRSESSMEYAMQLAQTGHLCVFTIHANNAAQAIERITNFYSEDRRPQVLMDLALNLTGIIGQRLVIRKNRTLRTAVIDLLLNTPAMQDLIFKGDLMDVHGLMQRSSTEGMQTFDQHLFNLYIKDQIEYDEALRQADSVNDLRLRIQMHEEGNDPARLYDRISDLNLM, encoded by the coding sequence ATGAGCGACTCTACTCCCCTACACGACCTTTTAACCGAAATGGTGCAGGCTTATTCACAGAAAAACCAGCCGCCGCACATTCCTACCCCCGCCGAAATCGGCACCCATCTGCATCCGCTGCTTGACCGCATGTGCGCCGAAGCGGAAAGCCGTAACGCGTCCGACATCTTCATCAGCGCAGGCTTCCCGCCCGCCATGAAGGTCAGCGGCGTACTTTCCCCCGTACCGCACAAAGCGCTGACCGGCGAGGAAACCGCCGCCATCGTCGAATCGACCATGAACCCCGAACAGTTGGAAGCCTTTAACCAGAACTGGGAAATCAACTATTCGGTGCAATCGCGCAGCAACACGCGCTACCGCGTCAACGCCTATCACGAGCAGGGCCGCGTCGGTATGGTGTTGCGCCGCATCAACCAGAAAATCCCCGAAATCGACGAATTGGGCCTGCCGCCGAAATTGAAAGACCTCGCCCTCACTCCGCGCGGAATGCTGATTCTGGCCGGTCCGACAGGTTCGGGTAAATCCACCACTATGGCATCGATGCTGGATTATCGCAACAACAAAGTGCCCGGCCACATTGTTACCATCGAAGACCCGATTGAATACATCTACAAACCGCGCCGCTGCATTTTCACCCAACGCGAAGTCGGCATCGATACGCCCGACTGGAAAATCGCCGTGCAAAGCGCGATGCGCCAAGCGCCGGACGTCGTCTGTATCGGCGAGGTGCGCAGCGAAAGCAGTATGGAATACGCCATGCAGCTCGCCCAAACCGGCCACCTGTGCGTCTTCACCATCCACGCCAACAATGCGGCGCAAGCCATCGAGCGCATCACCAACTTCTATTCCGAAGACCGCCGCCCGCAGGTGCTGATGGATTTGGCACTGAACCTGACCGGCATCATCGGCCAACGTCTCGTCATCCGCAAAAACCGTACCCTTCGCACCGCCGTCATCGACCTGCTGCTGAACACGCCCGCCATGCAGGATTTGATTTTCAAAGGCGATCTGATGGACGTGCACGGCTTGATGCAGCGTTCGAGCACCGAAGGGATGCAGACTTTCGACCAGCACCTGTTCAACCTCTATATCAAAGATCAAATCGAATATGACGAAGCCCTGCGCCAAGCCGACTCCGTCAACGACTTGCGCCTGCGCATCCAAATGCACGAGGAAGGCAACGATCCCGCACGGTTGTACGACCGCATCAGCGATTTGAACCTGATGTAG
- a CDS encoding type IV pilus twitching motility protein PilT, with protein sequence MQITDLLAFGVKNKASDLHLSSEMSPMIRVHGDIRRINLPEMTAEEVGNMVTSVMNDHQRKIFQQDLEVDFSFELPNVARFRVNAFTSNRGPAAVFRTIPSTVLTLEDLRAPRIFQKIADNPRGLVLVTGPTGSGKSTTLAAMINYINETQPAHILTIEDPIEFVHPSKKALINQRELHQHTHSFANALRSALREDPDVILVGEMRDPETIGLALTAAETGHLVFGTLHTTGAAKTVDRIVDVFPAGEKEMVRSMLSESLRAVISQTLLKTRDGNGRVAAHEILISTPAVRNLIRENKIAQINSTLQTGQAHGMQTLDQALQALVRQGTISPEVARSKAQNSESLSIA encoded by the coding sequence ATGCAGATTACCGACTTACTCGCTTTCGGCGTAAAAAACAAAGCATCCGACCTTCATTTAAGCTCGGAAATGTCTCCCATGATTCGCGTACACGGCGACATCCGCCGCATCAACCTGCCCGAAATGACCGCCGAAGAAGTCGGCAACATGGTTACTTCGGTTATGAACGACCACCAGCGCAAAATTTTCCAACAAGATTTGGAGGTCGACTTCTCGTTCGAGCTGCCCAACGTCGCCCGTTTCCGTGTCAACGCATTCACCTCCAACCGCGGCCCCGCCGCCGTTTTCCGTACCATTCCGAGTACCGTGCTGACGCTGGAAGACCTGCGCGCGCCGCGTATTTTCCAAAAAATCGCCGACAACCCGCGCGGGCTGGTATTGGTGACCGGCCCGACCGGCTCCGGCAAATCCACCACGCTGGCAGCGATGATCAACTACATCAACGAAACCCAGCCCGCACATATTTTGACTATCGAAGATCCGATTGAGTTTGTGCACCCGAGTAAAAAAGCGTTGATTAACCAGCGCGAACTGCACCAGCACACCCACAGCTTCGCCAACGCCCTGCGTTCCGCATTGCGTGAAGACCCCGACGTGATTCTGGTGGGCGAGATGCGCGACCCCGAAACCATCGGCCTCGCGCTGACCGCCGCCGAAACCGGCCACTTGGTATTCGGCACGCTGCACACCACCGGCGCCGCCAAAACCGTAGACCGTATCGTCGACGTATTCCCGGCCGGCGAAAAAGAAATGGTGCGTTCGATGCTGTCCGAATCCCTGCGCGCGGTTATTTCACAAACCCTGCTGAAAACCCGCGACGGCAACGGCCGCGTCGCCGCGCACGAAATCCTTATCTCCACCCCCGCCGTGCGCAACCTTATCCGCGAAAACAAAATCGCGCAAATCAACTCCACATTGCAAACCGGTCAGGCGCACGGTATGCAGACGCTCGACCAAGCACTTCAGGCCCTGGTCCGCCAAGGCACCATCAGCCCCGAAGTCGCCCGCAGCAAAGCGCAAAACAGCGAAAGTCTGTCGATTGCCTGA
- a CDS encoding YggS family pyridoxal phosphate-dependent enzyme: MSVLQQNYHNVLAQIAGAEASAGRSAGEVRLVAVGKTFPAGDIREVYAAGQRDFGENYIQEWYEKTEDLADLSDIVWHIIGDVQSNKTKFVAERAHWVHTIGRLKTARRLSAQRPSEMPPLQVCIEVNIAGEAAKHGVAPDEAVALACEVAKLPNLKMRGLMCVAKADAGEAELREAFGRMRALLAELNAAGVAADVLSMGMSGDMKIAVACGATHVRIGSAIFGRRDYSK; the protein is encoded by the coding sequence ATGTCGGTATTGCAACAGAACTATCATAACGTATTGGCGCAGATTGCCGGTGCCGAGGCGTCCGCCGGAAGGAGTGCCGGAGAGGTAAGGCTGGTGGCGGTGGGTAAAACCTTTCCCGCCGGCGACATCCGCGAAGTGTATGCCGCCGGACAGCGCGATTTCGGCGAAAACTATATTCAGGAATGGTATGAAAAAACCGAGGATTTGGCCGATTTGTCCGACATCGTGTGGCACATCATCGGCGACGTGCAGTCGAATAAAACCAAATTCGTGGCCGAACGCGCCCACTGGGTGCATACCATAGGCCGTCTGAAAACCGCCCGGCGCCTAAGTGCGCAGAGGCCGTCTGAAATGCCGCCGCTACAGGTGTGCATCGAAGTGAACATTGCGGGCGAGGCGGCCAAACACGGTGTCGCGCCGGATGAGGCGGTTGCGCTGGCCTGCGAAGTGGCAAAGTTGCCGAACCTCAAAATGCGCGGGTTGATGTGCGTGGCGAAAGCCGATGCCGGCGAGGCTGAACTGCGCGAAGCATTCGGCCGGATGCGGGCGCTGTTGGCGGAATTGAATGCGGCAGGCGTGGCGGCGGACGTATTGTCGATGGGCATGTCGGGCGATATGAAGATTGCCGTCGCATGCGGTGCAACCCACGTCCGCATCGGCAGTGCGATTTTCGGCCGACGGGATTACAGCAAATAA
- the proC gene encoding pyrroline-5-carboxylate reductase — MNIYFLGGGNMAAAIAGGLVRQGGHRVHIANRGKEKRERLAEELGVSVSEKLPELTADDVLVLAVKPQDMQAACQGVQTNGALVLSVAAGLSIATLSRYLGGTRRIVRVMPNTPGKIGLGVSGMFADDSVSDQDKAAADSIMRAVGITVWLDGEERLHDITGISGSGPAYVFYLLDALKQAARQQGFGEKEAHRLSLATFKGAVALADQTGEDFAVLQQNVTSKGGTTHEAIETFKAGQVAETVVKGVAACVNRSRELAKQFEAV, encoded by the coding sequence ATGAACATCTATTTCTTGGGTGGCGGCAATATGGCTGCCGCGATTGCGGGCGGGCTGGTCAGGCAGGGCGGCCATCGGGTGCACATTGCCAACCGAGGTAAAGAAAAACGCGAACGTCTGGCAGAGGAGTTGGGCGTGTCCGTATCTGAAAAGCTGCCCGAACTGACAGCGGACGACGTGCTGGTATTGGCGGTCAAACCGCAGGACATGCAGGCCGCCTGCCAAGGCGTGCAAACCAACGGCGCGCTGGTGTTGTCCGTCGCCGCCGGATTGAGTATCGCCACCTTAAGCCGCTATCTGGGCGGAACGCGCCGCATTGTCCGCGTGATGCCGAATACGCCGGGAAAAATCGGTTTGGGGGTATCGGGGATGTTTGCCGACGACAGCGTTTCCGACCAAGACAAAGCGGCGGCAGACAGCATTATGCGTGCGGTCGGCATCACCGTATGGCTCGACGGCGAAGAGCGGCTGCATGATATTACCGGCATCAGCGGCAGCGGGCCGGCCTATGTGTTTTATCTGCTGGATGCGCTGAAACAGGCGGCCCGACAGCAGGGTTTCGGCGAAAAAGAGGCACACAGGCTGAGTTTGGCAACCTTCAAAGGAGCCGTCGCGCTGGCCGATCAGACGGGAGAGGATTTCGCCGTATTGCAGCAAAATGTTACCTCCAAAGGCGGCACCACCCATGAGGCCATCGAAACCTTCAAGGCCGGGCAGGTTGCCGAAACTGTCGTAAAAGGCGTGGCGGCGTGCGTCAACCGTTCGCGGGAGTTGGCCAAACAGTTTGAGGCCGTCTGA
- a CDS encoding YggT family protein — protein sequence MRGDLLILLSDGIVILCIARCLLQWAGLDTNHPLARFCIQATDWLVKPIRKLVPPQGKWDVACILAGLLFYYAVFILIRLTASSEGFGGRVIAVNFIFAVLALMKAAAYVLFIGLFVRMVLSIKKPYSPVSVSLQRIFESVLRPFVFLRGGRYDFSGSVLALALWFWLGYILPQLFRMLNLWLLQ from the coding sequence ATGAGAGGAGACTTGCTGATATTGCTTTCAGACGGCATCGTGATTTTGTGTATCGCACGCTGCCTGTTGCAGTGGGCCGGGTTGGATACCAATCATCCGTTGGCGAGGTTTTGCATCCAAGCGACCGACTGGCTGGTCAAACCGATCAGGAAACTGGTACCGCCGCAAGGGAAATGGGATGTCGCCTGTATATTGGCCGGACTGCTGTTTTACTATGCCGTGTTTATATTGATTCGGTTGACGGCTTCTTCAGAAGGATTCGGCGGCAGAGTGATTGCCGTAAATTTTATATTCGCCGTATTGGCACTGATGAAGGCGGCTGCCTATGTTTTATTCATCGGATTGTTTGTCCGCATGGTATTAAGTATTAAAAAACCATATTCTCCCGTTTCGGTATCGCTGCAACGTATCTTTGAATCCGTATTACGACCTTTCGTCTTCTTAAGGGGCGGTAGATACGATTTTTCGGGTAGTGTGTTGGCACTCGCCTTGTGGTTCTGGCTGGGCTATATCCTGCCGCAGCTGTTCAGAATGTTGAATCTGTGGCTGCTTCAGTAA
- the dksA gene encoding RNA polymerase-binding protein DksA, with translation MAKLTEQDILNWNGPEDDYMNSDQLAFFRELLVKMQDELIQNASVTTGHLQEHESAPDPADRATQEEEYALELRTRDRERKLLAKVQATIRSIDEGDYGFCADTGEPIGLKRLLARPTATLSVEAQERRERMKKQFAD, from the coding sequence ATGGCGAAACTGACAGAACAGGACATCTTGAATTGGAATGGGCCGGAAGATGATTACATGAACAGTGACCAACTGGCTTTCTTCCGCGAATTGCTGGTTAAAATGCAAGATGAGTTAATTCAAAACGCATCCGTTACGACAGGTCATTTGCAAGAGCACGAGTCTGCTCCGGATCCGGCCGACAGGGCAACACAAGAAGAAGAGTATGCCTTGGAATTACGCACCCGAGACCGAGAACGTAAACTGTTGGCCAAAGTCCAAGCTACTATTCGCAGCATAGATGAAGGTGATTACGGCTTTTGCGCCGATACGGGAGAACCTATCGGCCTTAAGCGTTTGCTTGCACGCCCGACGGCGACGTTGTCCGTCGAAGCACAAGAAAGGCGCGAGCGGATGAAAAAGCAGTTTGCCGATTGA
- a CDS encoding helix-hairpin-helix domain-containing protein, with protein sequence MKHILFGILALLAVPLALAAVNINTATAAELEALPGIGPAKAKAIVAYRQQNGQFKTVEDLKKVKGIGEGIFSKLKDEASVAPPAAKKAVPAVKQQ encoded by the coding sequence ATGAAGCACATACTGTTTGGCATTCTGGCATTGTTGGCCGTACCGTTGGCGTTGGCGGCGGTCAATATCAATACGGCGACGGCGGCCGAATTGGAGGCGTTGCCGGGCATCGGTCCGGCCAAAGCGAAGGCGATAGTGGCCTACCGCCAGCAGAACGGCCAGTTCAAAACGGTGGAGGATTTGAAGAAGGTGAAGGGTATCGGCGAGGGTATCTTCTCGAAGCTGAAGGATGAGGCGTCGGTGGCGCCGCCGGCGGCGAAAAAGGCCGTGCCGGCGGTGAAACAACAGTAA
- the aroG gene encoding 3-deoxy-7-phosphoheptulonate synthase AroG, whose protein sequence is MNYLYQTDDVKIKEVKELLPPIAHLYNLPISEAASGLVHRTRHEIADLIHGKDNRLLVIIGPCSIHDPEAALEYAEKLLPLRKKYEQELLIVMRVYFEKPRTTVGWKGLINDPHINGTFDINFGLHQARKLLLALNDMGMPASTEFLDMITPQYYADLISWGAIGARTTESQVHRELASGLSCPVGFKNGTDGNLKIAIDAIGAAGHPHHFLSVTKTGHSAIVHTAGNADCHVILRGGKEPNYDSEHVRAAAQELAKAGMPTKMMVDCSHANSRKDFRRQKEVAQDIADQLAAGENDIMGVMVESHLVEGRQDKPEVYGQSITDACIGWDTTEEVLELLAKANRHRV, encoded by the coding sequence ATGAACTATCTCTATCAAACTGATGATGTGAAAATCAAAGAAGTAAAAGAACTGCTGCCGCCGATTGCCCATCTTTATAATTTACCGATTTCGGAGGCTGCTTCGGGATTGGTGCACCGGACCCGCCATGAAATTGCTGATTTGATACACGGAAAAGACAACCGTCTGTTGGTCATTATTGGTCCTTGTTCGATTCATGATCCTGAAGCGGCATTGGAATATGCCGAAAAACTTTTGCCGCTTCGCAAAAAATATGAGCAAGAGCTATTAATCGTGATGCGTGTTTATTTTGAAAAACCGCGTACGACAGTCGGTTGGAAAGGTTTGATTAACGATCCGCATATTAACGGTACGTTTGATATTAATTTTGGCCTGCATCAGGCGAGAAAGTTGCTGTTGGCTTTGAACGATATGGGAATGCCTGCATCAACTGAATTTTTGGACATGATTACGCCACAGTATTACGCCGATTTGATTTCTTGGGGAGCGATTGGTGCACGAACGACAGAAAGCCAGGTACATCGTGAACTTGCCAGCGGCTTGTCCTGCCCCGTCGGATTCAAAAACGGAACGGACGGTAATTTGAAAATCGCGATTGATGCCATTGGGGCGGCAGGACATCCGCATCATTTCCTATCGGTAACTAAAACCGGTCATTCGGCGATCGTACATACTGCCGGTAATGCTGACTGTCATGTTATTCTTCGCGGCGGTAAAGAACCGAATTACGATAGTGAGCATGTCAGGGCTGCGGCGCAGGAACTGGCCAAAGCGGGTATGCCGACCAAGATGATGGTGGATTGCAGTCATGCAAACAGCCGCAAAGATTTCCGTCGGCAGAAAGAGGTGGCGCAAGATATTGCGGATCAATTGGCAGCCGGTGAAAACGACATTATGGGCGTAATGGTGGAAAGCCACTTGGTCGAAGGGCGTCAGGACAAGCCCGAAGTTTACGGACAAAGCATTACCGATGCTTGTATCGGGTGGGATACCACGGAAGAAGTGCTTGAATTATTGGCAAAAGCCAATAGGCACAGAGTATAA
- a CDS encoding TMEM165/GDT1 family protein yields MEAFLSSTLSVAAAEIGDKTQLLSLFLAARFAQKNAIVAGIFIATLLNHLVSAVFGVWLAQELSPDVAKWAVGISFIAVGLWLLLPDKDEDPGSRWLKYGAFSATVILFFMAEIGDKTQIATVLLAAKYQELFMVVTGSVIGMMAANVPVVYLGEMLTKKIPAKKVRLAACVVFCALGVLTLLGGGLVFR; encoded by the coding sequence ATGGAAGCATTCCTTTCTTCAACATTAAGTGTTGCCGCCGCCGAAATCGGCGACAAGACCCAACTTCTTTCCCTCTTCCTTGCGGCACGGTTCGCACAGAAAAACGCCATTGTGGCGGGCATTTTCATCGCCACCTTGCTCAATCACCTTGTATCGGCCGTGTTCGGCGTGTGGTTGGCGCAGGAATTGTCGCCCGACGTGGCGAAATGGGCGGTCGGTATCAGCTTTATCGCGGTCGGACTGTGGCTGCTGCTGCCGGACAAAGACGAAGACCCCGGCAGCCGCTGGCTGAAATACGGAGCGTTCAGCGCGACGGTTATCCTGTTTTTCATGGCGGAAATCGGCGATAAAACGCAGATTGCCACCGTATTGCTGGCGGCCAAATACCAAGAGCTGTTTATGGTGGTAACCGGTAGCGTTATCGGCATGATGGCGGCCAACGTGCCCGTGGTTTATCTGGGCGAAATGCTGACGAAGAAGATTCCGGCCAAAAAAGTGCGTCTGGCGGCCTGCGTGGTATTCTGCGCTTTAGGCGTGCTGACCTTGCTGGGCGGCGGTTTGGTTTTCCGTTGA
- a CDS encoding TIGR01621 family pseudouridine synthase, translating to MLEILFRNQDFAAVDKPAGIAVHQEEGADNLLAMAAAQLNVPRLWLTHRLDKPTSGVLLLALNAQAASELAQQFAAKTMRKTYLALSDRRPAKKQGLVKGGMEKSRRGAWKLTRGDGANLAVTRFHSQSIAPNLRLFVLQPQTGKTHQLRVAMKNLSSPILGDTLYGGTPAERLFLHAWRLEFEYRGGAFSVCAPLDGRWPSEIPGTFRAPAVGL from the coding sequence ATGTTGGAAATATTGTTCCGCAATCAGGATTTCGCCGCCGTCGACAAACCGGCCGGTATCGCCGTACATCAGGAAGAGGGGGCGGACAACCTGCTGGCAATGGCGGCGGCGCAGTTAAACGTTCCCCGCCTTTGGCTGACGCACCGTTTGGACAAGCCGACCAGCGGTGTGCTGCTACTTGCTTTGAATGCTCAGGCGGCATCTGAATTGGCGCAGCAGTTTGCCGCTAAAACCATGCGGAAAACCTATCTGGCTCTCAGCGACCGCAGGCCGGCGAAAAAACAGGGGCTGGTCAAGGGCGGGATGGAAAAATCGCGCCGCGGCGCATGGAAGCTGACGCGCGGCGACGGCGCCAATCTGGCGGTAACGCGGTTTCACAGCCAAAGTATCGCCCCGAATCTGCGGCTGTTCGTATTGCAGCCGCAAACCGGCAAAACCCACCAGCTGCGGGTTGCCATGAAAAACCTGAGTAGCCCGATTCTCGGCGATACCCTTTACGGCGGCACGCCGGCGGAAAGGTTGTTCCTCCATGCGTGGCGGTTGGAATTTGAATACCGCGGCGGGGCGTTTTCCGTCTGCGCCCCGTTGGACGGCCGCTGGCCGTCTGAAATCCCCGGCACTTTCCGCGCCCCTGCGGTTGGTTTGTAA
- the ubiG gene encoding bifunctional 2-polyprenyl-6-hydroxyphenol methylase/3-demethylubiquinol 3-O-methyltransferase UbiG: MTAENQRNVDDDEIAKFSQIADKWWDKNGEFKPLHDINPLRLNYIDRLAPLAGKRVLDVGCGGGILSESMAKRGAAHVTGIDMAEKSLQTAQTHAAAQKVGNIAYRCVRVEDLAAEAPHSFDVVTCMEMMEHVPDPAAIVKACAKLVKPDGTVFFSTINRNPKSYLHLIVGAEYVLNFVPKGTHDWHKFITPAELARMCRQVGLDVADTKGLKYNLLTRQFSLDSRTDVNYMIACRPA, translated from the coding sequence ATGACCGCCGAAAACCAACGCAACGTCGATGACGACGAAATCGCCAAATTCAGCCAAATCGCCGACAAATGGTGGGACAAAAACGGCGAATTCAAACCGCTGCACGACATCAACCCGCTACGGCTGAACTATATCGACCGCCTGGCGCCGCTGGCGGGGAAACGTGTTTTAGACGTCGGCTGCGGCGGCGGCATTTTGTCCGAAAGCATGGCCAAGCGCGGCGCGGCGCACGTTACCGGCATCGATATGGCCGAAAAATCGCTGCAAACGGCGCAAACCCATGCCGCCGCGCAGAAGGTCGGCAACATCGCTTACCGCTGCGTGCGCGTGGAAGACCTCGCCGCCGAGGCCCCGCACAGTTTCGATGTCGTAACCTGCATGGAAATGATGGAGCACGTCCCCGACCCCGCCGCCATCGTCAAAGCCTGCGCAAAATTGGTCAAACCGGACGGCACGGTATTTTTCTCAACCATCAACCGCAATCCGAAATCTTATCTGCACCTGATTGTCGGCGCCGAATATGTGCTGAACTTCGTTCCGAAAGGCACGCACGACTGGCATAAATTCATCACGCCGGCGGAACTGGCACGGATGTGCCGTCAGGTCGGACTGGACGTTGCCGACACCAAAGGGCTGAAATACAATCTGCTGACCCGTCAGTTTTCGCTCGACAGCCGTACCGACGTCAACTATATGATTGCCTGCCGTCCTGCCTGA